The DNA region CAATTCAAGGATCAATATGACTCAAATCAAGGTTAATTCAAGGATTAGTACAGTCTAAACTTAAAAGGAGCCAAACGAACGAAGAGTACAGGtgacatttcagaatttttttttaaaatttattgtggaaaattattttttcagtcttATTCAAAtatacaacattcatttattttatcaagcCTTTTTCATTCTGAATCCATCTTAGTGGGTGAGCGATGAAAAGTATAAACTGAGCGCTTTTGGAATGGAAAAACAATCAAAGTTCATTTGGGAAGAAACAATTGATGAGTAACCTTAAGAAACCTGCTTTTTGGcagcaaattaaaatgataagtatACAAATACTATGACACAAACAGCTTAAATGTAGTTAGTTAGAGATTTCTAGATTACAGCAATTAGAAGTTAACAGGCAAGAAACAAGGGCAAGGCATAGTCTTCAATTCTTATTGTGAGGATCACTAattcaaatttgcaaaatgtCACCAAGAACATTAATCCCTTAAGCTCTTCTTCATACATTATTTAACATACCaggaatttttaagaattgctCCATCTGTTCCTCAGCTTTTTCCTGTAATTGAGCAGGAGAATCTACAACTTCGTGAATCATGTTCAATTTCAGAGCTTCTTCTGCAGTAAACAATGTTCCCCATTTCAGAGCATTTTCAGCATTACGAAAACCAATAGTGTTGACAAATACACTCTCAAACCTTAAAATatacaatgtttaaattattcaatgttTAAATGTTGTTCATCCATAACTTTAAATCATCTGAGAATTTTATAAGGagaccataaaaaattatctgataaagtagtattcctttttaatatattactatatttctttaacaaaaatcaaTCAAGTAAAGCTTGGcgtaaaaaaaagacaatatttcttcaaaagtgCTCATTTTCAGGGCAGATtttgttagtattttttattacagaacTATACCTGACTTATTAGTACTATACCTTATTTTCAAAAGTCGagatattacaaaattttaattaaatgtattttattaatttaatgtcttTCACTCAGTTAAGCCGTCATTTATCTTTAAATGGAAGATATTGAAAGTATAACCAGCCACATTTCATTTATCTGAATCTGTTCTTCAGTTACATTTCAgccaatgtgaaaaaaataatatggaatATGTTACATTTCAACCAAGAAACAAATATCTTGCAAATGTTTCAAATCTGACAGATCTATGGGAAAGagtcaattaaagaaaataaataataaaaacaaacaaacaagtaagcaaaaaaatatttacatctgTTACTGTggtaacaaatattgttttatatcatATTAGACATAGCATTTCAAGGGCTGCTAGTAAATTTGGACCTTAAAAGTTGGTACTTATATCACAATACAGGGCTCATTTTatatatctattaatttttaaaaatacattttaaaaaaatattttccaaattaaaatactaaagaaaataatgcaattgTTGAATTGAACAACAATTATTGTTCAATATTGTTtctgaatatatataaattaaaaatttaagattttttaagttttattatgcACACAAGATGCACATACATAGAACccataatataagaaaaaacagaaaaaaataagaggaaaaaagaatttcaaaagaaagggaaaaattatgaaaataattaaaaatttaaattgaaataatttaataaaaatttaaaatttggtaatccTGCAACttagttacgaaaatatttttaaatcatttttgcaagTCATTCTGTAAGTacacagcattttttttccttctcgcTTTGCATGttattgcttgttttttatttgttatttttaatatttttttttaatttctgtgatATTTTTACATGAGAAATTTGTGTTCACGaatcaatatctttttttttctgtggtgCTCCTCTCACCattgtattgatttatttaacttcGGCTTTATttacacaatattaaaaagcactatttttgcaaatataatcATGTtgtagaaaatacaaaattatttattcaatgatattataaataaattttagactttattagttatttttcaaaatgagctatgataatattgtaaaacaatttatatcaaatttaagcAATCGAAAGATATGTCAAACAATAGGTGTGGTGTATATATACCCgtatattcagaaatatatatatatgcacacaTACATACTTACTCAGAAACAACAATGaacaataaatgatataatGATATTCGATTCAGCAATtgtattatttagtattttaaatgaaaattgcaatttcaaaaattaaaagataaacaaaataaatcatgtgtagtaaataaaaaatcattctcaCTACATATAATTACTTATTGAGTATTgccacaaataaataaatttttagcatttatcattactgatttttcaaaacaaactatgctcgtttatttgtttttattaaaatctataccTATCCAGGTTGCAACAAAAATGCGACAGTCACAGACTCATTTGTGAAGACACGTGTGACTCTCGAGACACTGATACTCCCCCAGAGGTCTACATGAGATtacaatgaaacatttaatttttgacccTGAGATGAAAATATGACATATTCACATCTCAAGTTAGTCACACTGTGACCTTATTGAGAGATGAATAAGACACAGTTCCATCAGACTGTGACCCTGTTGAAACATGAATACGTCAAACGGTAACccttttgaaacattattatgTTACATCTTCATCACACGTCACTGCAACAATTAAATGTCTTATTGTGGTCTCGTATAATAGAGTCTCCATGACTGTCCCACTATAGTAACAATCTGATAACGGCGCTATCAGGTTACTATCTACattgacttaaatattatataattaaatataatataaacataataaaaacaacaactcACCATTTAGGAGCAAATATTCCctgtaaagtaataaaaaggtatattaaaaataagaacatttcaaaaaattcacacagtacattaaaaaaaaaaaaaaatcaagaaccaactatcaaaaataagcactgtTTAAGAGCActgttcatattaaaattttttttaaggattttaagaACCTATATGTACTATGTagtcatgttttattttaagctaaaatatgtgaattaataaaattcaaccagattattttgaagtataagaaaaatttcgCACCAGTCGAGTTTCGTTGAGGCCAATTGTAGTTCTAGGTTTCACCATGATACTATGATCACAACTAAGTGTGAGAATACAACCACCAGCTATAGCATGTCCCTAAgtaaaagaaagtatttaagTGTCATTCTATATAAATTGTTCTATAACTACCACTAATAACTCAGTGAGAAGTCTTATATTTGGAATCATCATTACTTTCACAAATACAGCAAAtagatttttctgaataatgGATCATTAAGGTAAGCAAACATCAAAACATGCAttatccaataaaaaaataacaaatcaatgaTAGTTGACATCAACTTTACACAACGTTTTCAAGTGGGTTGAATgacatttaattaactaaagaatgtttaacataataatataaataaaagtcagCAGATGACAATCTAAATTTCCtctttcatgaataaaaaatgttttttttttcactttttaccatttgaccaaaaaaaataagcagCATAAATAATCTGATAAAAACAACATTAATAACGAGTctattatattgataaattaacaatttaattttaaaaaaaattaatataaaatagggAATAGAATTgagttcaaaacatttataaattgaaaggAAGCAAAATTTGTCTGctggtgtatttttttttcaaacactataaatattattaatataaaaacttaataaagactattaatattaaaactattaatatcaGGCACTTCATTAATATTCATAGTTTATTCTTCTCcctgttttttttccccctgtACTGCTCTTGTCTTTCAATAAGTCTTTTAGTGTGCTTATTGTAGAAGAATAAGTGTTTAGCTATTGGAAAAGAagcaggaaaaaataaaaaatattattttactgataatttttttaaacacatcaCGTGCGTAAAAAACaaaggattcttttttttaaaaaaagaaaagatattttttattttaaatgctagaaAGTGTCCGGAAAATAGACATTTTATATTAAGGGTTGTGATTACATGATAtcctgtttaatttttaatactaatgtaGGGAAATTTATGGGTcagaatttaattacaatgataCATATAATTAAACTCCTTTATGAACAGTTGGAAcaaaaaatgttatcaaaattactcataaaaataaaaatttacaagtataattaaaactgaaaattgtttccacaataatactaataaattaaaaatttacattaacagCTGCAACAGTTATGAGTGGTGTTACATATAGTGTCTTCCACATATTTTGGAGAGCTGTCCAGAACTGTTTCAGTCGTTCTTTCTCAGGCTTGTACATTTCATTTATGTCCAATCCAGCAGAAAATATAGTAGGAgaactctaaaaattttaaaataatttatttaaatacaatacttattcgataatattaactttatttcctttaatagagatttttttttaataaactatctaaaactattatatttatttattagttctaaaactatttttgtagcCATAAAATTACAGTGCATACAATACTTAGAGGCAGTAATAAAACTATTCCTATTTATTATACTCAGGATTActattacttaaaaacttattttacaaatttaaatctgttcttattttgtaatctacacattaaaaaaataataataaaaatgtatataaaaaaatataaaattttagttgtttaaaatttcataaaaaccatCATCAATCAAAATTCTATTGCTTCATCTATAACTTTACTCCTGGTGAAATACCaacttgaatattaaatatttttttattacacaaagttatattaggtttattttttcgataattCAAAGACATTTTTGCTCTACTAGCATTAAAGTTCAATGATATgtcaatttttacttattttttatataaagtttgaTAAATCTTTAGCAATTTCAAAAAGATATCCAATGAACAGcataggaattgaaaaaaaaaaaaaacaactttcagAGGTGGTGAAAATATGacaataaaaaggaagaaagtttATCTTAATTTCTCTTCATTTCATAACTGTTTAGacaaaatcactgaataagTACTAAAGCAGCCACATTTTGAAGATAAGAAACCTAAAATGATtctctttcttcatttttggtACTTCTTCAATAGCATTGAGTGATTAATTCCCTTCTTACTCACTATACTTCTTCAGATGGTACTGTTATTACGGTCTGCAGTTCCTCAGGGTGCTAATTTGAAATggttgatgaaaatttaaactcttttgTTTTGGAAATGTGAGATGTTTGATGAAAGTCAGGACATAAaaagatttcatattaaaaaaaatgaatatgtcAATATGTATCTTTCAAATGTATGTTTCAATTTTGTGGAAGTTGCAGCTCTAATAAAATAGCTATTTGCTAGCCTCTGATAAAGGTATTTTGAATGAAGGCATGTATCTAACATTAGATGATTTCAAACATAACTAAAGCtttaaaacaaggaaaaaacaGAGTTCTCAAAAGTTTAAGTGtcaataataaatctaaacctatttattaaatagaaaagagtAACAGAAAGATGTATATCACTACTCATTTTCTCCAAACACT from Parasteatoda tepidariorum isolate YZ-2023 chromosome 2, CAS_Ptep_4.0, whole genome shotgun sequence includes:
- the LOC107449625 gene encoding enoyl-CoA delta isomerase 1, mitochondrial, encoding MLSKTNYLRSFIKPHSLLYNASFNSSTTSKEKKWIQVVENESKKTACVTMQRLPANSLNLEFLNELTSVIKELEGKKFRGMILSSSSPTIFSAGLDINEMYKPEKERLKQFWTALQNMWKTLYVTPLITVAAVNGHAIAGGCILTLSCDHSIMVKPRTTIGLNETRLGIFAPKWFESVFVNTIGFRNAENALKWGTLFTAEEALKLNMIHEVVDSPAQLQEKAEEQMEQFLKIPEIAFKMTKNSLRKPFVDELISYEKEEQESIVKFISQDSIQAVLEKYIENLKGKKK